In Pelosinus sp. UFO1, one genomic interval encodes:
- a CDS encoding MFS transporter, with protein MTNSFSIFMNKQFQNIAISHFNTTLSMCLLVPILPVFLKNSGISETQIGIIMGATAMSALIIRPWIGFQVDNKGSRPIILFGQILLIVSTVGYWWATSFLAFVMLRLLYGIGQAFYGTGAVTFASSIGTGETNSNSIAMYTLTTMLGLGLSMSIAQVAFDHFGFNALVGISVVLIVIAFSVMKWRSHPIRLATKNVTRTPFIDVLKSNIVFASTLCQFAASFSFSAILTFIPLAAIDKGVNFYSLFFIAFAISVVFSRVFVQKINHMLGLVNAIVYSSITMLFSILLLLITISPVILIISGIFFGLGFGIVYPTLVLLLVERINQTNRGTALGIMIAAGDIGNALSAAILGGVAEHLGYFVLFSMTALLLAFCTYYFQVILARSDE; from the coding sequence ATGACTAATTCATTTAGTATATTTATGAATAAACAGTTTCAAAACATTGCAATTTCTCACTTTAACACAACCCTTAGTATGTGTTTACTGGTTCCCATATTACCAGTTTTTTTGAAAAATAGCGGAATAAGCGAGACACAGATTGGTATTATTATGGGGGCGACGGCAATGAGCGCCCTTATAATACGACCTTGGATAGGTTTCCAAGTTGATAATAAAGGGAGTCGGCCAATCATACTATTTGGCCAAATCTTACTGATTGTTTCAACGGTTGGCTATTGGTGGGCCACAAGCTTTTTAGCCTTTGTGATGTTACGATTACTATACGGCATTGGGCAGGCCTTTTACGGTACTGGGGCGGTTACCTTTGCCAGCAGCATAGGAACAGGAGAAACTAATTCTAATTCGATTGCTATGTATACGTTAACCACCATGCTTGGTCTTGGTCTTAGTATGAGTATAGCTCAGGTAGCTTTTGATCATTTCGGATTTAATGCATTGGTTGGAATTAGTGTTGTCTTGATTGTAATCGCTTTCAGTGTGATGAAGTGGCGTTCTCATCCAATTAGGCTAGCAACGAAGAATGTTACCCGGACTCCATTTATAGATGTGCTCAAATCCAATATCGTGTTTGCGTCAACCCTTTGTCAGTTTGCGGCAAGTTTTTCTTTCAGTGCCATTCTTACCTTTATCCCACTTGCTGCTATCGATAAAGGCGTAAACTTTTATTCTCTGTTCTTCATTGCTTTTGCCATTAGTGTGGTCTTTTCACGTGTTTTTGTTCAAAAAATAAACCATATGTTAGGTTTAGTTAATGCCATTGTGTATTCTAGTATTACCATGCTGTTTAGCATATTACTGTTGCTCATTACCATTTCTCCCGTAATACTTATTATCTCTGGAATCTTTTTTGGCCTAGGATTTGGTATTGTTTATCCTACACTAGTCTTACTCTTAGTAGAACGAATCAATCAAACAAATCGAGGGACAGCTCTAGGTATTATGATTGCGGCCGGTGACATAGGTAACGCTCTTTCAGCGGCAATATTAGGTGGCGTAGCCGAACATCTAGGGTATTTCGTTTTATTTTCAATGACAGCATTGTTATTAGCATTTTGTACATATTACTTTCAGGTCATACTAGCTAGAAGTGATGAGTAG
- a CDS encoding DUF3794 domain-containing protein translates to MNTSIEILGITPQSEFPACPPHHPCTQICQTDKLFLSCEHEIKEILKVIVTVSICSFKIIHTPLGKKAVVQGIKHIKVISSIEEECNCIQTACFDIPFCLFIMLKDFDGEITKICTIVEDVSVQCLKHQFLLVSIIIFACPIFKNENKHCPHNNHNIHHHQHECKKVCNCNEISHDFCNHKQHRTHDYNNCQNQHECNETCSCNEMEHNSYNQKHCQNDDQIYHSTCPACQHNFIARNHTISC, encoded by the coding sequence ATGAATACTAGTATTGAAATTCTAGGTATTACACCTCAATCTGAATTTCCAGCCTGTCCTCCACATCACCCTTGCACACAAATCTGCCAAACAGATAAGCTATTTTTATCTTGCGAACACGAAATCAAAGAAATTCTCAAGGTGATTGTAACTGTAAGCATCTGCTCATTTAAAATAATTCATACCCCGCTGGGAAAAAAAGCAGTAGTTCAAGGTATCAAGCATATAAAAGTTATTTCTTCCATTGAAGAAGAATGCAATTGTATTCAAACCGCTTGTTTTGATATTCCTTTTTGCTTATTTATAATGTTAAAAGATTTTGATGGTGAAATTACAAAAATATGTACTATAGTAGAAGACGTTTCTGTGCAATGTCTAAAACATCAATTTTTATTAGTGTCTATCATAATTTTTGCATGCCCAATCTTTAAAAATGAAAATAAACACTGCCCACATAACAACCATAATATCCATCACCACCAACATGAATGCAAAAAGGTTTGTAACTGCAATGAAATATCTCATGATTTTTGTAATCATAAACAACACCGTACACATGACTATAATAATTGTCAAAATCAACATGAATGCAATGAAACTTGCAGCTGTAATGAAATGGAGCATAATTCTTATAATCAGAAACATTGTCAAAATGACGACCAGATTTACCATTCTACTTGTCCAGCGTGCCAACACAATTTCATTGCAAGGAATCATACTATCAGCTGCTAA
- a CDS encoding DUF3794 domain-containing protein — protein sequence MACKKGTQFAVNGTLTLPKHTPDIDFILRVTSTPIIQKTIILDKQISFSGHVNICIEFVSSNFSSTQTVHFISFETPFISIIKHCHAKSGMDCQLKASIKHQEFQLTNSRCINKLIVINVCVLRLSKSCINSSSHCSEPSLTVLCTPEKIKPCRTAHHATHPITPAYELHTMPPFSNFHTPSSQQLEPSDPTNSSNEHDNRSSYLTCECQIDQK from the coding sequence ATGGCATGCAAAAAAGGCACACAATTTGCAGTAAATGGAACGTTGACCCTTCCAAAACACACGCCAGATATTGATTTTATACTCCGTGTAACTTCTACTCCGATTATTCAAAAAACCATCATCCTAGACAAACAAATTAGTTTTTCTGGTCATGTAAATATTTGCATAGAATTTGTATCATCAAATTTTAGTTCCACACAAACAGTCCATTTCATCTCTTTTGAAACTCCATTTATATCCATTATTAAACATTGTCACGCAAAATCAGGGATGGATTGTCAATTAAAGGCGTCAATCAAACACCAAGAGTTTCAACTTACCAATAGCAGATGCATTAATAAATTAATCGTAATAAATGTTTGTGTACTCAGGCTTAGCAAATCATGTATTAATTCCAGTTCCCACTGTTCTGAGCCTAGCCTGACTGTACTATGCACACCAGAAAAAATAAAACCCTGCCGCACTGCACATCATGCAACTCATCCCATAACACCTGCGTATGAGTTGCATACTATGCCCCCTTTTAGTAATTTCCATACCCCCTCTTCCCAACAATTAGAGCCCTCTGATCCTACAAACTCCAGTAACGAACATGACAACCGATCCTCTTATCTTACCTGTGAATGCCAAATTGACCAAAAATAA
- a CDS encoding class II SORL domain-containing protein encodes MKISDVIQSADWKTEKHSPVIEAPEKVKAGESFAIDLSVGKEIAHPNTTEHHIRWIKLYFKPDNSKFVYEVSTFEFNVHGESVEGANKGPIYTEPAAKATIKINSSGTLIATSYCNIHGLWESSQAITVE; translated from the coding sequence ATGAAAATTTCTGATGTCATTCAAAGTGCTGATTGGAAGACTGAAAAACATTCCCCGGTAATTGAGGCTCCTGAAAAAGTGAAAGCAGGAGAAAGCTTTGCCATCGATTTGTCTGTGGGTAAGGAAATTGCTCATCCTAACACAACGGAGCATCATATTCGTTGGATTAAGCTATATTTTAAACCTGATAATAGTAAATTCGTATATGAGGTTTCTACATTTGAGTTTAATGTTCATGGTGAGTCTGTAGAAGGTGCGAATAAAGGACCTATCTATACAGAACCTGCTGCCAAGGCTACTATAAAAATTAACAGTTCAGGTACGCTAATCGCTACTTCTTACTGTAATATTCATGGTCTGTGGGAAAGCTCTCAAGCAATCACTGTAGAATAA
- a CDS encoding YajQ family cyclic di-GMP-binding protein: MAKDCSFDVVSEVDMQEVDNAVNQTTKEIQQRFDFRGSKAAVTLDGIEIKVVADDDYKLKNVVDILQAKVIKRGISLKNLDYGKVESGFSGTARQIIKIKKGIDKDNAKDVISSIKNSKLKVQAQLMDDQVRVSGKNKDDLQNAIAHLKQGDFKIDLQFVNFRS, encoded by the coding sequence ATGGCTAAAGATTGTTCTTTTGATGTGGTTTCAGAGGTTGATATGCAGGAAGTTGATAATGCAGTAAATCAAACAACAAAAGAGATTCAACAAAGGTTTGATTTCCGTGGTAGTAAAGCAGCAGTTACTTTAGATGGCATAGAAATTAAGGTAGTTGCTGATGATGATTATAAACTGAAAAATGTGGTAGATATTTTACAAGCAAAAGTGATTAAACGAGGAATTTCGTTAAAAAATTTAGATTATGGAAAAGTTGAGTCTGGATTTAGTGGTACAGCACGCCAGATTATTAAAATAAAAAAGGGAATCGATAAAGATAATGCTAAAGATGTAATTTCTTCCATTAAAAATAGTAAACTAAAAGTGCAAGCGCAACTTATGGACGATCAAGTACGGGTATCAGGTAAGAACAAAGATGATTTACAAAATGCTATTGCTCATTTAAAACAAGGTGATTTTAAAATTGACTTACAGTTTGTAAACTTTCGTTCATAA
- the uraA gene encoding uracil permease: MNTRIIQVEDKLPILQLFPLSLQHLFAMFGATVLVPILFKVNPATILLFNGIGTLLYLFICKGKIPAYLGSSFAFLSPVFIVLPQYGYSAALGGFIVAGVVFSLVSLLIGAIGTKWIDTVFPPAAMGAIVAVIGLELAPVAADMAGLTAKTLDMNTIIVSLFTLAITILGSVMFRGFLAIIPILIGVLTGYLVAFLLGLVDLSNVASAPWFAVPTFYTPEFNFSAIAIILPAALVVIAEHIGHLVVTGNIVGRDLTKTPGLHRSLLGNGLSTIISGFFGSTPNTTYGENIGVMAITKVYSVQVIGGAAILAIILSFIGKLAAAIQSIPVPVMGGVSLLLFGVIAASGIRILVESKVDYSRARNLILTSVVLILGISGASITIGTVTMKGMALATIVSILLSLSLKALDLLGLTNDKM; the protein is encoded by the coding sequence ATGAATACACGTATCATTCAAGTTGAAGACAAATTACCAATTTTACAATTATTTCCCCTCAGCCTACAACACTTATTTGCCATGTTCGGGGCTACTGTACTTGTTCCAATTTTGTTTAAGGTTAACCCCGCGACAATTTTATTATTTAATGGCATTGGTACTCTTTTATATCTTTTTATCTGTAAGGGCAAAATTCCTGCTTATTTAGGCTCTAGCTTCGCATTTCTTTCGCCTGTTTTTATTGTTTTACCTCAATATGGCTATAGTGCTGCACTAGGAGGTTTTATCGTAGCCGGAGTTGTCTTCTCCCTAGTATCTCTTTTAATTGGCGCAATCGGTACAAAATGGATAGATACCGTCTTCCCCCCAGCAGCTATGGGTGCTATTGTTGCTGTAATTGGTTTAGAATTAGCACCAGTTGCCGCTGATATGGCAGGCCTGACTGCCAAGACCTTAGACATGAATACTATTATCGTTTCCCTCTTTACCCTAGCAATTACAATATTGGGTTCTGTCATGTTTCGCGGATTTTTGGCGATCATCCCCATCCTGATTGGTGTGCTCACTGGCTATTTAGTAGCGTTTTTACTTGGATTAGTAGATTTAAGTAATGTAGCATCTGCTCCATGGTTTGCCGTTCCTACTTTTTATACTCCTGAGTTTAATTTTAGCGCGATTGCTATTATTTTACCCGCTGCCCTCGTCGTAATCGCCGAACACATTGGGCATCTCGTCGTAACTGGAAATATTGTCGGTCGTGATTTGACAAAGACTCCTGGGCTACACCGTTCTTTACTCGGCAATGGCCTTTCTACTATAATTTCAGGATTTTTCGGATCCACTCCTAACACTACCTATGGTGAAAATATTGGTGTAATGGCAATTACTAAAGTTTATAGCGTACAAGTAATCGGCGGTGCTGCTATATTAGCCATCATCCTCTCTTTCATAGGTAAATTAGCTGCAGCCATTCAAAGTATTCCCGTACCTGTCATGGGTGGCGTTTCCCTATTGTTATTTGGTGTTATTGCCGCTTCCGGCATACGAATTTTAGTAGAATCTAAAGTAGATTATAGCCGTGCCCGTAATCTGATTCTGACTTCCGTTGTATTAATTCTTGGTATCAGTGGCGCTAGTATTACTATCGGTACGGTAACCATGAAAGGCATGGCCTTAGCCACTATAGTTTCTATCCTCCTTAGCCTAAGCCTTAAAGCTTTAGATCTACTAGGTTTAACAAATGATAAAATGTAA
- a CDS encoding alpha/beta-type small acid-soluble spore protein yields the protein MSRSKKPVSPGAQKALDQLKEETAAEIGLKDYKNTYKGALTSADNGRVGGQMVRKMIQAQEESFR from the coding sequence ATGTCAAGAAGTAAAAAACCTGTAAGCCCTGGGGCGCAAAAGGCTCTCGACCAGTTGAAAGAAGAAACAGCAGCTGAAATTGGACTCAAGGATTATAAGAACACTTATAAAGGCGCATTGACTTCAGCAGACAATGGCCGTGTAGGTGGGCAAATGGTACGCAAAATGATTCAAGCCCAAGAAGAAAGCTTCCGGTAA
- the asnS gene encoding asparagine--tRNA ligase, whose product MANLNTVMIKNLGNHVGQEVTIQGWLYNQRGSGKIKFLIMRDGSGLLQCVIVKQDIGEEIFAKVKGLTQETSMKVTGIVNVEPRATGGFEMQVTGFEIVNVAEEYPITHKEHGVDFLLERRHLWIRTPRQMAILRVRSEIEHAFREFFYQNDFVLADAPIITPSACEGTSTLFGLDYHGEKAYLSQSGQLYSEANAMALGKIYCFGPTFRAEKSKTRRHLMEFWMVEAEMAYFDMDANIKLQEEMLHYVIQRVITRCANELKILERDVEKLKNITLPFPRISYTEAVEILKEAGEDFSWGEDFGAPHETIISNHFGSPVFVHRYPTKIKAFYMKPDPEDSTVVLGADLLAPEGYGEIIGGGQRIDDLELLKERIEEHNLPLEAFEWYLDLRKYGSVPHSGFGLGLERTVAWLCGLEHIRETIPFPRLLHKMYP is encoded by the coding sequence GTGGCGAATTTGAATACAGTAATGATAAAGAACCTTGGAAATCATGTAGGACAAGAAGTAACCATACAAGGGTGGTTATATAATCAACGTGGCTCAGGAAAAATTAAATTTTTGATTATGCGTGATGGTAGTGGGCTTTTGCAGTGTGTTATCGTTAAACAAGATATAGGAGAAGAAATCTTTGCAAAGGTAAAAGGTCTAACGCAAGAAACTTCTATGAAAGTTACAGGAATCGTAAATGTAGAACCGCGGGCAACTGGCGGATTTGAAATGCAAGTTACAGGTTTTGAAATTGTAAATGTTGCTGAGGAATATCCTATCACTCATAAAGAACACGGAGTGGATTTCTTATTAGAACGTCGTCATTTATGGATCCGTACCCCACGTCAAATGGCAATTCTTCGGGTACGCTCAGAAATTGAACATGCTTTTAGAGAATTCTTTTATCAGAATGATTTTGTTTTAGCAGATGCGCCAATTATTACACCGTCAGCATGTGAAGGTACTTCTACCTTATTTGGGCTAGATTATCATGGTGAAAAGGCATATTTATCACAAAGTGGGCAATTGTACAGCGAAGCAAATGCAATGGCACTGGGAAAAATATATTGTTTTGGACCAACCTTTCGTGCAGAAAAATCGAAAACTCGTCGTCATTTAATGGAGTTTTGGATGGTTGAGGCTGAAATGGCTTATTTTGATATGGATGCTAATATAAAATTGCAAGAAGAAATGCTGCACTATGTAATTCAAAGGGTGATTACTAGATGTGCAAATGAACTAAAAATATTGGAACGTGACGTAGAAAAACTAAAGAACATAACATTACCTTTCCCGCGCATTAGTTACACAGAGGCGGTAGAAATCCTAAAGGAAGCAGGAGAAGATTTTTCTTGGGGAGAAGATTTTGGGGCACCTCATGAGACTATTATTTCAAATCATTTTGGATCGCCTGTTTTCGTACATCGTTATCCAACAAAGATAAAAGCTTTTTATATGAAGCCCGATCCTGAAGATTCTACTGTTGTGCTTGGAGCCGATTTATTAGCTCCTGAAGGGTATGGTGAGATTATCGGTGGTGGGCAACGTATAGATGATCTAGAGCTCCTAAAAGAGCGTATTGAGGAACATAACTTACCTTTAGAGGCATTTGAATGGTATTTAGACTTAAGAAAGTATGGATCCGTACCCCATTCAGGGTTTGGCCTAGGTTTAGAGCGTACAGTAGCTTGGCTATGTGGTCTTGAGCACATTCGTGAAACGATACCCTTCCCTCGCCTGTTACATAAAATGTATCCTTAA